Part of the Ochotona princeps isolate mOchPri1 chromosome 15, mOchPri1.hap1, whole genome shotgun sequence genome, atgtccaaatgcacatggggaacatgaTGACCAGCTCAGCTAGACCAGTGGGGGATGTcagctgccttgtcagaggaagagggcagaacaggttgaacaGTTCTGGCCAGGCTTTGTAGCATATTCTTGTATCTGTGGATTCTTGTAACCAGTGACTTTTGGAGAGATTTACTCAATCCTGGAGCAATGAAGCCAATAATATCTCTGGTTTATtgaaaccactcaagcaacaccctcGGAACACTCCTCTGCACATCCGGGTCTCTAGGgtgtcatcaaaggaccatcCCCCTTCcacaggtactgatgtggtttgaTAGCTGGGAGTGGCTCTCTCCgtctcttcccctgtggacacaggagggaaaaaaaaagattgaaacatGTGTCCCATCCACATTCCTCCATGGCTAACCCTACTCACACTAATCAGAGGCCCAGATGGGCATGAATCCCTTTCAGCtgtataaacaatattaaaaataaaattaaattcgaaaaaaaaaaaacctgcgtTGCAGTGGAGGCTTAGTTTATCATTTGGAAGCACATGGGTAGTGAATCTGCTTAGAAACGCATCGCTGACCCAGGCAGGCAAGCACAACCAATCACTGACAAATCCAATCTGGGTTGTTTAGTTTGGCTAATGGAGTTTCCTAGGGAGAGCAGCTCAGGTGAGCCAGGCTTGAGAAAGGAGAAAATTCAGTCTCATTACACTTTGCAGTTAGCTTGGGCTCTTCAGTTGTCTCTGGTGCAGGCTCCACTTGCCATGACACTGTCAGGTTCAcagccctctcctccctcttctccatcctgcttgggtccctgccacctacataggagacctggattgagttctggatcTTTCCCTCTGGCTTGCCCTAGCTCCAAATGTTGTGGGCATGTAGGAGTACTCTTTCAaacaagataaaaattaaaaaatgtattactcAAGGCAATCTTTGGCCTAATCATTAAGACATTAGGTTATAAGGGCCCgacatgatagtgtagtggttaaagtccttgccttccttgaacgcgccaggatcccatatgggtgtttgttctaatcccagcagccccacttgggTTCTCCGCTATGTCTTGACATGGACCATGTGTGGCTGGGttatagcacccaacagtaagaattggAATGGGTGTTGGCTGGTTTGGCAaacccactgttcctgccaggacagggagTAGACCAAATCAGCCtggaccaaggacccactggtgtgcacaagatctgtcactgggaggagatctgattgtgaagcttagggaactcctcttTCATGACAGTCCCtggcaggtgaacacaagaaccaaggcagagagcagcccagaccaggccaagttacaagtacccactggcatacatgtgggtcaaaTTTGGGGacgggccaggttgggccagttcataacaaccAATGGCAGCTATGAGTATGAAGACGGGGTGTAGGACAGGCCTGTTTGGGCTAcagcatcagccagttcacattagggcagggactgggggctggatgggtcagactaggctgcagcccctgccAGCATGAGCTAGGATCAGGTGCAGAGCAGGATGGGGTaggttacagcacctgccagcaaatgccaaggtgcaGTGGGCCAtgacagactgggctgcaacacccaccagtacgCATGAAACCCGAAGGGGAGGGTTGCAAGCCTGATAGGGGACAGCACAGGCTCCGTTgctgggcctctgctcccactggcaagcatCAAACCTGGGGCAGAACAGAACTGGCAGGGctacatctgttggcctgcatgtgaactggattggggagagccaggctgggttaaccaactgtatccactagtgtatgcatgagccagagtaagtgcaggctggttgggctttgctgcagcatcagctgacaagtaCGGGGACTGGGGACAAATCCTGTTCAGCTatcctgcagaaccacctgcagagtgtgagatctgggagtgggcccagtaaggaagcaaaataaaaatttaagccaAAAACTTAAAGGATCTTAATggaaaggataaaaaaaatgaagattttggtTGAATTTCTAACTGAATTCATTTGACTGGCAGGCagtagagacacaaagagagttGTGCTTTACACAGTATACACAGCCTGGGTCTCTTCAGGTGACAGTGGGGGATTGAAGACTGATGTGGGAAGAGAGCAGAAACACATAACAAAGTGACGTATGAATGATCCGCAGGGTGTGAGGTGAAAAAAACCCAGGGGCCAGGTTTCCCAGGGAGTTGAGAAAactcttattttttcatttttgtttgtgtttcctttatttgaaagacagacacaaagagatagttcatccactggttcattcccaagggTTGTGTCAGGctacagaaagaagacagaaattccatctgggtctcgcaccaaggtggcagggatccaagcactcggCCGtccgctgctgcctcccagggtgtgcattagcagggagctgacccgGACACTTGGACATGACCTAACCTCTAGTGGAGAGCCTCAGGCAGCCTCAGCTGTCCAGCTCTGCATCCTTGCCTGACGTCCATTGCCGCTCAGTGCCTCAATTTTCCCATCCACAGCAGGCACGGTAGCGAACATCTGCACCGAGGCTCTTAGGAGGGAGAAGCCAATTATAGGACATGTATCAGGGAGCTGGGACGTGTCCCACTCATTTCTGTGTGCCAGCCTAGGGACAGCCCTTCCCCCCGTATGGCACAGGTGTGAAGCCAGAGGGTGGACAGTGCTGCAGAGACCAGCACTTCTTGCTGGACACAAAAAGGGTCCCAAGAGCGTTTGTCCTCTGACAGCAGCGCATTGCATGTGACACACGGACCTTCGTGCCCAGCTTCTAGAAGTGTCTATGGGCTGTTCTGTCAGGACATGGTCCACGCCTGACAGCACACTTCCCGTTTTCAGGGCCCGTTTTTCGGTGCCGAATGCAGTGACCAGCCCTTGGCCTTGACCGCACCTAAGACATATTTTACTTGAAGTAGATCAGGGATTGATGCGGGGGGTGGTGACGGACATAACCAAATACAAGGAAATTTGCATTTAGAAACGTGTTCATAGTTTGTGGTAATACCGTAATATCTCAAAGTTTCACCACACTTCCCCTATCCTGCTTACATTATGCACTTGTGGGAAGTCTCTTTCCATTCgtttatatatattaatataaatatatatatatgtatctcgaGAAGAGTGTGgcttcctcatttttctttgtgattGGTTGAGGCATCTGCCCGTTATGTTCATCACGCTGGGGGATGGGAATAGAGAGAAGAAAGCGATTTAAACTCAGCTTTTATTGGCTCCGGTAGTGACGTCTGGCGAAAGACCTTGGGCATCTCTAATTTCGGATTGGTTATTACGTCCGCCACTCACGCTGCCGGGAACTCTGTCCAATCCTCTTATTCGTACCAGTTTCCCTTCCCGATTGACTTCTGGGAGTTTCGGCTAAGGCGTTGTCATTGGTCACCAGACGGCCAGATCTCGCCCACGCCCGACGGTAGGCTGTAAGCCCGGCCCCCCAGGCGAGTGACTGACTGTGAAGCTCGGGGCGGAAGGAAGTGGATCCGATCCTGTGTCGGTCAGGAACGAGGCTGCGGCGGCCAGACCGGCGCCGAGCTGTTGCCATGGCAGCTGCCGCCGGGGGCGCGGACGAGGAGCCGCGCTCGGGCCGCTCGAGCTCGGAGGGCGAGTGTGCGGTGGCGCCGGAGCCCCTGACGGGCGGTGTAGGCCTCCTGTCCTTCGTGGGGTCTGCGCTGGGAGATGGCCCACGTCTCGAGTTCCGGCCGGCCGGCGGGTCCCAGTCCCCGGTGCGCTACCTGCACGTCGTGTGGCAGGAGGATGCTGAGCCGCGCGGCGAGCTGCGCTGCAAGATGCCCGCCGGCCGGCTGCGACGAGCCGCCAGGGCCCACCGGCGCTTCGGGCCCATGGGCAAGGAGACACACGGTGAGACGCGCGGGGTGGAGCGCGGCGGGGCGCGGTGAGCCTGCTGGCGTCGTGCGGGCCACCCTGGAACCCGCGCCCCGCTGGGTTCTTGGGTCTCGTTTTAACAACCTTTCCACATGTAGTTGCTGTGCGTCCTGCATGTTTCAAAGCACCAATTTCTTTTCACTGAGTTATTCCTGAATCTTCACACTCTGGGCGCTTCTTAGTAGCTGGTGAACTGAGAATTCCTAATCGGATCCAGTGCTTTCAGTGTATCCAGGAGCAACCCTTGTCACCCTTGGGTttgccatctgtaaaatggacacaGCGCCCGCCTTACAAGGGTGTGACAGGAAGACCATGAGACCCCCGCCATTTTAGACCCACAGCTGCCTTAAACAGTTGTTTCCCTTAGGTTTCATTTCCCTGTAGTTTCAGTTGTGATTTGATTTTTGTAAATCTCGAGCTCATTTTAGTTCCCTgacagccctatccaccaatcccttgtgACCCATATCCCTGGCCCCGCCTACCACCATGTCTACCTATCCCCGCCACCCTCTACTGCTAGTACCTGCCCCTATACTAGAAAAAGCACACTCCCTATTCTGGCTGCTCCTGGTTCTCCTCTTCTCCGTGTCCCACTGCACAAATAAAGACCTGTGTGTCCGCTGTGTCTGGTGCTTGGGTTTGGGCGCTATTTCCTACCACCAAGTGAacgggctcctgcatccacatgggagacccaaaagaggctcctggctcccagcttcagttctgCCCAGCTcccgctgttgtggccatttgagaagttgAACCAGCGGACGAAGGAACTCTGTccctgcttctcttttttttttttttttaatttatttatttttactgcaaagtcagatatttatatagagaggaggagagacagagaggaagatcttaggtCCAATGATTcaaccccaagtgactgcaatgactggagctgtgtcaatctgaagccagaatccagaaactcttctgggtctcccacatgggtgcaggatcccaaggctttgggccgtcctccactgctttcccaggccacaagcagggagctggatgggaagtggagctgccggaattagaactggcgtccatatggaatcccggtgcgttcaaggcgaggactttagtcactaggccacggcgccaggccctcctgcttctctttctgtagttcttcctttcaagtaaaaataaatctttaaaaacaacaacaacaaaagtttgAGACCTTGAAAATGCTGTATAGACGATGAAGTAGAGAAGTATCTGGCCTGGCATTGCTGGGTGGGATGCAGGGCTGCTTGTCCAGCTCTGGTCCTGGGGCCGCATCCCTGCAGCAGTGGTGATTGGGAGACCACAGGGACGGCTCGAGGATCTGGAAGTCTTGCCACTGAGAGGTCTGGACTAAGttcaggaagaagcagagaaagatctgtggtggttcactgctcaagtggctgcaatggtctacTTTCAGCCCATCTCAGCCCGgagcttcagggtcccaaggctttgggccgtcctctactgctttcccaggccacaagcagggagctggatgggaagtggagcagctggcagacGAACTGACAACCATATaagatcccggtgtgtgcaaagtgaggatttagtcactgagccttGGGGCTAGGTCCCGGAAATACATTTCTTCTCAGGAATTACAAAATTCAGATGATCAACCTGATGGCCTAATTGTAAATAGTCTATTTGAGGCCAACCTTTTTTGGAGGCAAATGCAAGTGTAGGATGGTCTGTTGATGGAAGCAGCCTGCAGAGTCTCCACATGCAACAGCTCATTTTGTCCTCAGAGCCGCTCAGCTGGCACAGCCACTCCGCCTCCTTTACTGATGATAGGCCTCAGGGGTTAGCTTGCTCTGTGCTGCCAGCCATCAGAAGGGACAGAGACGAGGTCTGGCTCCCCGAGTTGGGCCAGTTGGCTGAAGAATATGGGTTTAGGGACAGTAGATCCTGTCTACACACCTGCCTGTTCCCAGGGTAGTGCCGCTCATGTCCTGACCCCTTGTTTGAAACCGTGAGAGCCCTGTGGTTGAGGGGTGGGTCACCCAAGATGCTGTCCTGTCTTCATTTTGTCATAGCGGTTTCCTAAGTGACATCTGTACTCTCCACAGCACTGAAGAGGCTGAGGGACTCTGCCAACGCCAATGATGTAGAAACAGGTGAGTAAGCACCAGCGGCGCCGGGGCTGGTAAAGGAGGGAACAAGCCAGGTCAGTGACACCTGGGAAGACCAGCGACCCACTGCCCTGATCACCACCCCCTGCCCAGAGCTGACCCGTTACTTCCTATAGGCACCTTGCAGAGGTCACACTGGGACAGATCCTGTACCCTGCCCACGGGCTCACctttcacctgctgctgccaATGGCAGAGCATTCCTCACTCTTTGGGCTCCCTGGTGTTGACCCTGTGTCTGCTGCCAGGTCCCTGGCACCCAGCACGGTTCCCTTGTGCTAGCCCTATGTATGATGTTAGGTCGCTGGCACCTAGCACGACGTCACCAAAGGGTCGGACATTCCACTTGAATCTTCCTATTGGTGGTACCTTGACTGTGGTGAGAATGGGCccagggccaccacctgctgcttggtGAGGACAAGCAACTGGCACAATGCTGAACTGGTGGCACCTGACTCTGACCAGGACTCTGCTGGCTGAGTCCTCCTTCTTGCTCTCTAGCCCTCATTGGTGGCTGGGGTGGTGGCAGACAGCAAGGACAACTTAGACGACCGTTTTCTTCATCCAAGAACAGCcttcaatttctttatttttttaattttttaagataatttttatttgtagttcagatttacagagagaaggagaaactgaaagatcttccatctgctaattcactccccaaatgaccacgaagtccagagctgagctgtcctacttgtgcgtctcccacatgggtacagggtctaaTGActatgggctgtcctcgactgctttcccaggccacaagcagggagctggatgagaagtgggagcAGAAGAGATAGAAATTGGCACCGAtaggaatcctggtgcatgcagatggagacattagccgctaggctactgtgccaggccctaagtaCTTATTTGTGTTTGTGACActtgggttgggccaagctgaggccCGTGGCTCAGGAGCTCCAATCAAGGTCCCTGGGAAGAGACGAAAGTGGTCCTGGCTGTAAATGATGATGTTGGTGGGCAGCAATTTGGTGCACTCAGGCTGAACGTGACCATTAGTGCATAATGCCGGCCATCTTCCTGCCTCTGTGGCTTTCAGTAGGGGAATGTGCGTCTATTCCTCATCCTAGTGGCACTCAGGGGTGGCAGGACTGCGCTGATGGCCACTCCCCGGGGCAGGGGCAGTGGCTGGGGAACTGGGCTCCATGTCTAGGCCTTTACTCtcccctcctgctctccctgctgTGGACAGTGTGTTTATACAGGGCCTGTGCACTGTCCCCAAGGAGCAGAGTCAGACTCAAGAGTTAAGACAGGCATTTGGGTGACCGAGTCCATGTGGGGGTCTGTGTGACTCAAATGGCCTCATCATGAGGGCCAGGAGTCCCCAGTGACTTTCTGTCCCTACAAAGATCAGGGACCTCGGGCCACGCCCTTGGGCAGGACAGCCCTGTCACCAGGCAGCCAGCCCTCAGGAGGGGCCAGCTCTCAGCCACCTGCAGGGCTTGCAGCTGGGCTAACCCTGCCGCCTGTCCTGCCCTCCCTCTCTACCACCTTGTGCCTTGTGCCTTGTGCCTTGGTGAGGCCagtgcagcagctgctggaagaTGGCACGGACCCCTGTGCAGCCGACGACAAGGGACGCACAGCTCTCCACTTTGCCTCCTGCAATGGCAATGACCAG contains:
- the ANKRD54 gene encoding ankyrin repeat domain-containing protein 54 isoform X1; its protein translation is MAAAAGGADEEPRSGRSSSEGECAVAPEPLTGGVGLLSFVGSALGDGPRLEFRPAGGSQSPVRYLHVVWQEDAEPRGELRCKMPAGRLRRAARAHRRFGPMGKETHALKRLRDSANANDVETVQQLLEDGTDPCAADDKGRTALHFASCNGNDQIVQLLLDHGADPNQRDGLGNTPLHLAACTSHVPVITTLLRGGARVDALDRAGRTPLHLAKSKLSILQEGHSQCLEAVRLEVKQIIHMLREYLERLGRHEQRERLDDLCTRLQMTSTKEQVDEVTDLLASFTSLSLQMQNIEKR